The Kribbella sp. NBC_00662 nucleotide sequence TCGAGCAGCGGTTCGAGGGCATCGCGGCCCTCGAACGCGGCGCCGAACTCGGCCAGGTTCTCCTCGCCCATGCCGACCATGAAGTCGAGCCCGTCAACGTTGGCCGGTCCCACGCCGGCCACCGAGGCCGCCGCGATGCAGCGCCCGGGGAGGAGCGCCGCGCACGCCAATGAATGCGGTCCCCCGCCGGACATGCCGATGCTGTAGAAGCGGTCGGCGCCGATCGCGTCGAGCAGGCCGGCGGTGTCGGCGGCCACATCGGCGATCGAACGACCAGGGTGCGGCGTCGACGCGCCGTACCCGGCCCGGCCGGGGCTGACCAGCCGCAGCCCGTGCCGCTCGGCCGCCTCCGCGAGCGGCGCGAATCGGACCGCCGCACCCGGAGTGCCGTGATGGAACACGAGCGGTACGCCGTCCGCCGGCCCTTCGATCAAGTACTCCAATTTGCGGCCGTCGGCCAGCTGCACGAACTCCATGCCGGAAGCGTAGCCCGCTAGCCGATCCCGTTGCGGAGAGCGTCGAACATCCGGTCCAGCCGGGCGCGATGGTCAGTTGCCACCTCGGCCGGCGCATCTCCGGCGGTGATGCGCCGAGCCGTACCCACAAGGACGCTGGTGTAGCCGGCGATGAAGAACGCGGCCAGGAGCTCTGGGTCGCCGTCGAAGTCCGGGTCGCGGGCGAGCTCTTCACTCAGGACCTGCTGGAGCTCGGCCGCGATCTCCCGCGACCGGGCGATCAACGCCGGCGAGGCCGCGACGGTCCGGTAGAACGGGACGGATCCGTCCTTGACCCCGGAGAGCGCGTGTTGCTCGTCGAGGAGACGGACGGTTGCCTGCTGCAAGGACGTCAGTACGTCGGTGGTGCGGTCGCGCACGGCGGAACGCAGTACCTCGACGGCATCGTCGGTGCGGTCGAGGAGCAGGTCCTCCTTGCGCGGGAAGTGCTTGAAGACGGTCACGCTCGAGACACCGGCCGCGCGCGCGACCTCGGCGACCGTGACCCCGTCGAACCCGTGCTCCAGGAACAGCTGCGTCGCGACGTCCGAGATCCGGGCCCGCGTCTGCGGTCCGCCTCGCGCATCGGTTCTGGGCATCGCGACCTCACTCTCTTGTGTCACTAAGCTTAGTCAGATAACCTAGTGGTATGACCTCCACACCGACAA carries:
- a CDS encoding alpha/beta fold hydrolase encodes the protein MEFVQLADGRKLEYLIEGPADGVPLVFHHGTPGAAVRFAPLAEAAERHGLRLVSPGRAGYGASTPHPGRSIADVAADTAGLLDAIGADRFYSIGMSGGGPHSLACAALLPGRCIAAASVAGVGPANVDGLDFMVGMGEENLAEFGAAFEGRDALEPLLEEQSSALAGAEPEDLAAAFGDLVSDVDKAAMTGPILDWLAASSRRSVAESIAGWRDDDLAFVKDWGFRLDQITTPVAIWQGDQDRMVPADHGHWLAAHVSGCTFHFLPGEGHLSLLNSIDQVVADLVS
- a CDS encoding TetR/AcrR family transcriptional regulator, whose product is MPRTDARGGPQTRARISDVATQLFLEHGFDGVTVAEVARAAGVSSVTVFKHFPRKEDLLLDRTDDAVEVLRSAVRDRTTDVLTSLQQATVRLLDEQHALSGVKDGSVPFYRTVAASPALIARSREIAAELQQVLSEELARDPDFDGDPELLAAFFIAGYTSVLVGTARRITAGDAPAEVATDHRARLDRMFDALRNGIG